ATTTCCGAATTATACAAATAGCACGACGTTTAAAATAGCCATTTACATTTATCAAAAGAATTATCAAAGACACTCTGCTTTTATCGGTTATTCctaaaggaaagaaaaaaaacggaACTCAGTTTTCAATCACAGCATGCTGTTTGAAACGACAAGATTATTCTTTGTATAAGGTTAAATACCCAtctattttgttatgcattactAATGTTTCTTTCGTTGATTTCAGGATCCGCAGACTCAATAGATGAATCCCATTCCAGAGTAAGGCGAGGCGGTCTGAGCATGCTCAGACTAGGGCGCGGGTTACAAATGTTACGACTAGGCAAACGAGGCATGCCAATGCTACGGTTAGGTCGTTCTAATGGACTGAGTGAAACTGACGAGGATTTTATGTACCCGGATGAAAGCGAATTAGACGAAGGCAGACGACAGGTTCCCCTGCCAAGATATGGTAAAGATTTGCAGCAACAGTTACAACTCGAATGGTTACAAAGCGTCTTAGACAGTGACCTGGAAAACAATGGTGTCAGGATTATTCGCCCTGCTGGTCGCCCGGGCCGTTTTAGGAGATCTCTGAAAGAAGACAACAGCGAGGAGAAAGACAGCGAGGAAAGACATATCCCTCATCCACGTATTGGCCGCCTGATACAACTTGACGACCTCAAATATCCAACGTCAAACCTTGGAAGTTACTACTTAACCGATTCTAATGTATATACGGATAAACGGGGTATGCCTATGTTACGACTTGGACGTGGAATGCCCATGCTTCGTTTGGGAAAGAGGCTACAGGCCGATGACTCAAAACGAGGCATGCCCATGTTAAGACTGGGCAAGCGCACAAATGTTCAGGCAGATTCTGCGTCACAGCAAGAGACAAATCAAAATAAACGTGGCATGCCGATGCTTCGTTTAGGAAGAAATGCAAACTAAAGGTTTAACATACTCTTACCATAAACCAAATATACTTTATCTCCTAGcaaaaaactaatttaaaacAATGCGGTTATGACATTCCGAAAACTGTACAAGCAAACAAGCAAtggattcattattttttagtaCCATTATGTGTGTAAATTGTTTTGATGTTGATGAAATTTTGATTgacatattaaataattgtGGCAAGTATTAGAGAATTATTTTTGATGATTGtttgaaaacataaaaactCTGTGATCATTATGACtttattttgaatcattttgtatatttaattaaagATGTTGTTAAACTTTGTTTGAATGGcatttggtttttatttaaaataaaaggaatAACAGCAGGTCGATAATAAAAGCATTTTGTTCGTGACACCCCCATCTACTAACTCAATTATAACGCAGTCAAATTTTCCCTGAAAACGTTTTTGTTTTCCAAACTCTCTAACTTGGGTGCCAAGTCAATGAagttatttcatcattatatctACTTCTATTCCTTGCATTATATCTCAGTATTCTGTTTGACTGGATCGTATTAAACccatcaaattatttttgtattgaGCTCAGTAACATCAAGTAGTCTTAGCATTGGTACCGAAATGTTCAACATGCATACAGTGTTATATCATATAACATCGATATCTAGTAAACTATGGAATAAGGCCAACAAATATACGAAATAATTGCCAAGTTCTCTTAGTTCCTTGTTTCCCATACATGCATAAATTGTATGAACACGAAAAGCATCTTTATTGAGTATATTGAGACCAAATAATCATAAAGTCAGACGGTTTCTTTCGGGGCTTTTCACTGTACATGCGTGTGTTGTATGAACACGAGAAGCATCATTGATAAGTGTCTAGTATACCAAGACCGAAACGTCGGCAATAACCACAGTTACTTAATACAGCAAAATAATGCAATGCAACCCAAATGAGCAACCGTTTTAACCAATCAGCAGGCGTTTTTTTTATACCAAATTTCTCAACAAGGCGACAAAGAGATTATTGCTCAAGTATAAGCGTTTTATAATGCCGTGTTCGGCACATTCCTGTTCTGTGACACACTGACTATTTAAACCTATTAAACGAcaattttcatgtacatgtaattatttgacCATTGCGTGGAAACTATCAAAGAGAATGTTTGGGTAGGATGGTGCAAATCGCGTTGTTTCCATTTCTTAATTTCTAAATCGCTCTTGTTTATATAGTTCAAACCCATTTGGCCTGTAATAAGGAAGAACTAAATCATTAGCAATGCCACCTTTTCACctctaattattttttaagccATAGCgtcttttttttcttggttAATTCTCcttcttttaaaataagattagtagtttttaatcaaataagtGCATGAAATCAATAGCTCTTGTAGTATAAATGTTCGCCAAGTTCGAAATAAATACGATGTAAATTAGTTTCAGACCAAATACTTAAAAATGGTGTATTCAAACTTCCGCCTTTTTAAAGTTAGTTATTTATAAATAGACAACTTAACTATATAAGAAAAAGAATCTAAACACATTATTTGTGATGTGAACTATCACAATTTCTCGGTGCAGAATTTAAATCATATGCTAGACCTTGATAAATAAAGTGATTTGGTACTGTTATCAAAAAATAACCTTtgtcttttaaaacaaaaaccttGCTGGTGCATGCTTAACCTGAATATTATGGATGTATTTCGAAGtcaattgtacatacatgtagttcgaACCAGCTGATCGGAAGTGAATTTTGCCGTGAGCCTTCATCCTACAACTTATTTTCTTATGTAGTACATACAGGACCACCAGTAATGTTGCAATGTCAGTATTAAATGAGTAGCTTTTAGCTAAGTGAATCGAAATACACCGAGGAATGTGATAGTCTCCTAATTAATGGCAAAGAAATTAACGTTGTAAATCGCATCTTGATTGTCTTCGACGGATAATATCAGTTTATGAATTAAACATTAAGGTCATATCAAGTTACTGACTTTTAGCTACATCTGTTGTTACATATATAGATAAGAATTGCACCAATGcaaatgacaatcaaattaCGAATATTCTAAACATGAAAAAGTTCTATACccaaaaatatgattgaaaagaTAATATtctgtatgattttttaaacattaacgtttaaaataagtttaagtAGTAATTCTTAATTCTATACgttcaaaaattaaatgtactCTTTTTTGTTTAgcttaaacaatttaaaaaagaaaatcagataTTATTTTCCTTTCCCAAAAGTTTAAATGATCATGATTACGTGTACACACAACTGATAACCTGTAGGCATAGATTAacagaaattttataatttaaaaaaaaaataatatgaaatcgAAGAAATATGTCAGCGCGCTGACTTTTGAAGCTATTTGCCTCGAAATAGTTTATATAAAACAGACGCCAAATCACCATTccttagacatttttttttcatattctaaATGCACTCAATTTATGAATGAACATTTATCACTTAATAAAAGCGTCGGTATTTTTATGGTGGTATTTAAGCATAGGGcttgcttttcttttttctctcgAAACGATTACACGCGATTTATACCCTTAAAAACACGGGGAGGTGTATTAATTACGTCGCCAGGGGGCTTTATTGTTTCCAAAATGATTCTCAGCCACAGAGAGACAAGGATATTATTGGAATAACATTTGGTAAGCGCTTCACCCGGTGTGCCTGAAGAGCTGGTCGCTGTTCCAATTAAAGGTGAGCACAACCAATACGAAGGGGAGGCTCCATTGTCCGCTCAAGGGTAATTCCGGTTCTTACTAAGTGACTACTTGCATCAAACGGTTTTCGGAGGCCCATTACATCTCGTTATACCCCAGCAATCGATCGAGACCCTAATGTTACTTAATCGACGACCATATTCGCGGAACACAAACATCGGGTGAAAGATGTATCGGGGGCCATTTTGTTTGGTCACAAATAACTCCAAAAATTATTAGACATATATAGTGAAGTTGAGTGTTCCGGAACAACAGGAATTGCCGTTAACGGATGACAAATTGAATTACGATATCTTATACAAAAATACAACCGGACACACACTTCcggttttttgataaaaataaccCAATATCCACGTCCAAAAGAGGCACCATCACGccttataattttgtttacaagaaAGTTTTGAACAAAATTGCTAAATATCGATGTTATTGACCGGGGAAATTGCATTTCGTATTCTTAACGTTATCTGCTTAGCTACAAGTTGTGAAAGAAGATTATCTCTTAATGTATACGTCGATTTAGTTCTTTAAGTTACCCTTTTTTGAAACTGTTTTGGGTGGTTTAATATTTCCTCAATAAAGATATAAGAAACTTTACTTAAAGCAATAAACTGGACCACAAAAagcagaaaattatattttggtcATAGAGATGAAATGAAATGCAGAGTAttgcaatgaaaaaatgataagaaaaacaatatagTGTTCTTTTGAAATACCTACAGCGataaacaatgcatgtacatgtgccAATAAATGCGAACAAAGATATCTGTGAGTGACTGTGACAGTGCATGCTGTGTTAGGATGGatacaacattatataaatagtgcctggttttctcggggtgtcaatttcaacagtttccctcccaaacaggcactgtttattttattatatactgaatgtcttattttttaaagaaaattttactgcttttatatagaaatgatgtgaattctacggcgaaccgtacgcgcataatttacgcgcatgtaacaattcgttttataattttactttcatgttaaatactgaaatcggattggtttagacgcagttggtaatccgttctattacactcagcgttagcaacacacttggcaacgggtaacacaataaattgttacatgcgcgtaaattatgcgcgtacggtttgccgtagaattcacttcatttatATAGAAAAGCAATaaggttttctttaaaaataagacattcagtataataaaataaatagtgactgtttgggagggtaactgttgaaattgacacccctcgaaagccattgtcaacctccgcttcgcgtcggttgacaatggttttctcgggggtgtcaatttcaacagttaccctcccaaacaggcactatttatatagcgTTAcctgttgccaagtgtgttgctaacgctgagggtaataggtTACCAACtacgtctaaaccaatcagatttcagtatttaacatgaaagtataataaaaaaaaaaaaccaaccttACAACCATAGCAGcatacaatgtaaataatagGAAAGAATTGCAAGACTTTGGACTGttgtttctattattttcaatatttaatactCTTAAATATGATGCATTACATGCATATCTTAATCTTTtagaattgatttatttaataaaatgaaggAGAAGATCTCGTAAGTTGTACTAATCCCTTTTGTATGTGATGAATACAAATACAAGTATGTTTAATTCATTAAGCAGTGttctttacatatttattaaaatttctataaagtaaataataatTACATTATTAAATGGTGtcttcttttatatttttgaggTTACTTTGCATTCTATAATACGCGATTTATCAAAACCTTTTGCTACATTTGAAACgcgagtaaaaaaaaaccccattgacttccattttttttatatataagaaTTAGCTATTCTTTCTGTGTAACGTTCTAATTGACAGTTACAATTATTTTAgtattttaactcactattcgCTGACGCGgtgtatgcatttttttctgcaatgttagTTACTGTCATAGCCGTATGaacaccaaagaaaaaaaaagaattttgtttcttttataaatttaacacaaaaatatttgaagactGGTGCACAATACCAacaagaatatttttctttgattaatgttatttcaaaccaaataatttgtAAACCTCGGGATGATGGATCGTTTGTTCTGTAAAAGAGAAAGGTTTCGCGATGGATAATGCAACACCTCCACCAAATCTGTATTGATCTTTCTGGaggagatggggggggggggggtgtaaaatCATCTAATGCCATGGAATCTTTATCAATACAGTACTATAcctataatatcaaaatttcatAGTTCCGTAGAAACAATATCGAGGAATCGATTAGGTAATCAAATGACAACCTTTTGGGTCTTTTTTTTAGGGGGAGGGGTATTCATTTaacatattattatttatatgatatacatgtatgttatggCATTTTGACGATGTCATTTTGTATGTCATGTAGTCAGAATTTTGTTTGCATTGCTCGCTACTCTCTAACCGCATTCAGGTTTCTGGTCAGTAATTGAGATTTTGagtcacattaaaaaaaatatcgtatATGTATTTACAAGATTTATGATATCCAAAAAAATCACCTTGTTTGATTCCTTTTATGCCTGCATGACGATCGAAATAGTGGAGAAAATAATAAGTGGACATACAAATTTCCTTTTTTCCAAATGCATTTCTGATTCCAAATAGCTGGCTCTTTGCAGATCTGTACCAATATGATCGTTTATCACTACATGTACCAACAGCTGATCATCCTCCTGTTGTGGTCGGTCATAGAGTTCGATCTTCCAACCTCCAATTGCACCAGGAAATAGTACATTTTCACATTTTGTTGTACATCACACTTCTTTCTGTATAACTGCAAGAAACTACTTAGGCAACTTACTCGATCACTATATCTAATGTGACAATGTCATTAAACTTCGCCATTTTGATTATCTGCTTTTTTCCGTTTTCTTCGTAAGGTACCTGATGTCATTCTCATATTCAGTGGTATATCAGAGTACCCTTGTCTCTCGTCTCTTAATTTTGGCTGAATATCATACCCAATAAGAGCAATGATGTATTACTGACAAGAACTAACATTTCACACCTCAATTAATATTTACCAATAATAGATAATGTTATGGCAGAAGCATGAGTACAACAGAGGATTCCATCTTTCTTTCAGGCCAAAATTGTCTTTGATCTTTGGTCCAATTTTGCTTGATTATAAATTACAGATACTAATCTTCGTACATATAATGTCATTGGAAACGTACCCTATTCAAGGCCCTGTTACATAAAGTCAAGGTCGGCTAACAAGATATATCAACGAAATTAGCGTAAAAACAGCGAGAACGTTTGGAGCAGGGCTTTACAAGGGCGCTTAATTCTTCAAATCACGGTCAAAATGTCGACCAAGAACATAAATTCAGAATCCCTTCCTCCCCCGATCCGATCGACAATTAAgataaatacttaaaaaaaaaacgtacgCATAATTCAatgtgcaaaataataaaaacgaaaatatatgtatatacatgtatttttgaaatgGCTTTATTTGAATGAGCTGATATTGATATTGGTGAAACCTTAAAGTCACAACAAATAGTACTCATGACAAAGTACTTTTAATTAGTTTTTCATTCTTTCAATTTCTTCATGTCCTTTTACTGCAAGTGCAGGAGCCGATTTAACGGATTATCAAAGCCATTGCTCGAAGGTTCTGATACGCTATGTTGCCCATCTTTGTGTAATTAAAAGCTTTATTAATCACACAGTTCTGAAAAGATGGCATTGATGCACACCGCCTGCTGCAGCAAAGTATGGGTGTTCTGTAATTGTGCAGAAAACGCCCGAAGTCAGACACCTTCCTACATCCTCATCAATGAACAAActctctttttattttcatttcctccattgaaaatttgttgttttaGATTATCGTGTTCAGTTCGACACTCTTGAGTCGTCTGCTACGAGTCCGTGCCAATCACGTCGAGTCATGTGACCTATGACGCGTGTTCTTGTGGTAATTAATCACGAGGCTCTGCCCTTACTCTAGGACTTGTGTGCTGACATCATTTCCTTGTACTTCTACATCGAGTCTCTTTGAACTTTACGTCAGCAGCCGTTTACTTATAATCCGATTGCTTAAAAAATCCCAAATCATGTGTCAAATTTACAGTTGGCATGCATTTTCTCAGAGATCTTACATTCTAAATTAAGAATCATGAGTCAACATATCAACCAAAGCCCTAATTGCAGgccaaaaactttaactttcCATGAACAAAGCAAACATTTGTCTTTCAACATTACAATACGTATTAGCCCGGATATATAATATTTCTTATTCAGCAATGTCGTTCTGTTGGGTAATATATATTCAACTGATATACAAGTTATGAGGTCAACATCATTTGggcatttttgaaaatttttgcataaaaatcattctttgaCTAAAATtgtagtttttgaaaaaaaatttaaaacagttacTTTTCGTCATGTATATTAATTATCTGATTTTCTTTGGTCAAAATATTctgaaataattcaaaatgccCATTCTAACCTCAACCAAATAATCTAGTACTTATTTAATTTTGAGCTAGGCATGCCTAATGCTAAGTTTAAATCTTTCAACATCAACTCAACCAGTAGAATTGTTTATCGAGTTTTATTGTACCATCTACATGCTGTACATCAATCATTGTTGAAATgtacttcaattttttaaacaaactcaaaataattcaaaacaaaagaaatcaacaaatgtacataaataaacattcacaagacaaaaacagttttttacaCATAGCACATTGTAATTTATAACAGGCAGAAAGACAAGTCAACATGGAAATCtactttgtttgaaaaaaaattttaaaacctcaATCTAATTCCTGTGGAATACCGTAATAAGGCTATGGTGCACAAGAGTCTTTTTGCAGAATCATGTTGGTTTTGTATTGACCTTCTGATGGTTAAGATTTTAAACACAACTTCCAAGTTTTCCTCTAAAGTATATTTCTACATCCACAGGTTTTCATTAGcacattcatttttaaattttattaaacaaaaaaatgttcaatggtTGTCATATTGCATGTaaccttgtaaaaaaaaattttactcatttgtaaatacatgtatgtcttttcttgtacatgtacaactgtaTTTCACAGTACAATATAGATtacaaaaacaacatgtaataagTAATCTGCCACTCAGAACATCTTCATTCATGGCCACAAGAAGACACTGATATTATCCATATAAAAAGCTACAGCTCAGCATCTTCTCTTAATGCAATGTaacatacattaaaaaatacc
This genomic window from Magallana gigas chromosome 5, xbMagGiga1.1, whole genome shotgun sequence contains:
- the LOC105324772 gene encoding myomodulin neuropeptides 2 yields the protein MKYSVHFILLLQFLQMVWGSADSIDESHSRVRRGGLSMLRLGRGLQMLRLGKRGMPMLRLGRSNGLSETDEDFMYPDESELDEGRRQVPLPRYGKDLQQQLQLEWLQSVLDSDLENNGVRIIRPAGRPGRFRRSLKEDNSEEKDSEERHIPHPRIGRLIQLDDLKYPTSNLGSYYLTDSNVYTDKRGMPMLRLGRGMPMLRLGKRLQADDSKRGMPMLRLGKRTNVQADSASQQETNQNKRGMPMLRLGRNAN